The following proteins come from a genomic window of Pichia kudriavzevii chromosome 1, complete sequence:
- a CDS encoding uncharacterized protein (PKUD0A10010): MKFTQIAQALALAGSATAATYSNSSYVPSGSGYFYNGTVYYSVSLPNSGFTNFEIYRESNDITGASIDQETASAVYSPAGTPFEVVTHFPSNYLEIDGNDVQFSSPQESIDVSFNGKITEALDAYVIDLQVILEGLPEQIQKREDQTFDLVITATSSSPSGPTTSSSSNSTTTPPPTTSGTITTQETTVITVTSCSDDKCTDVPVTTGLTTVTEKDTTYTTYCPLSTVTTQETTVITITSCSEDKCTEVPVTTGVTTVTEKDTTYTTYCPLTTVTTRETTVITVTSCSEDKCTEVPVTTGVTTVTENETTYTTYCPLTTEETSKPTAAPTTEKPTAAPTTEKPTEQPTKQPTTVTSVTSASSQAPSNPSEEASTFEGAAPAVKATTVFAGLTFLLTFLL, translated from the coding sequence ATGAAGTTTACACAAATTGCACAAGCTTTAGCACTAGCAGGATCTGCAACTGCTGCTACATACTCCAACTCTTCCTACGTTCCAAGTGGTAGTGGTTACTTCTACAACGGTACAGTCTACTACAGCGTCTCGTTACCAAACTCCGGCTTCAccaactttgaaatttacAGAGAATCTAATGACATCACCGGTGCTAGCATTGACCAAGAAACTGCATCGGCAGTCTACTCTCCAGCAGGAACTCCTTTTGAAGTGGTCACTCACTTCCCAAGCAACTACCTTGAAATCGACGGCAATGATGTCCAGTTTTCTTCTCCACAAGAATCCATTGATGTTTCCTTCAATGGTAAAATCACTGAAGCACTAGATGCTTACGTTATTGATTTACAGGTTATCTTGGAAGGTTTACCTGAACAGATtcaaaagagagaagaCCAAACCTTTGACCTTGTTATCACTGCtacatcttcttctccatctGGTCCAACCACTTCATCTAGCTCCAACTCCACCACCACTCCACCACCAACCACCTCCGGTACCATCACTACCCAAGAGACTACTGTCATCACCGTCACCTCTTGTTCTGATGACAAGTGTACCGATGTTCCAGTCACTACAGGCTTAACAACCGTCACTGAAAAGGACACCACCTACACCACATACTGTCCATTGAGTACCGTCACCACCCAAGAAACTACcgtcatcaccatcacctCTTGTTCCGAAGACAAGTGTACCGAAGTTCCAGTCACTACTGGTGTCACCACTGTAACTGAAAAGGACACTACCTACACCACATACTGCCCATTAACTACTGTCACTACTCGTGAAACTACAGTTATTACTGTCACCTCTTGTTCCGAAGATAAGTGTACCGAAGTTCCAGTCACTACTGGTGTCACCACTGTCACTGAAAATGAGACCACCTACACTACTTACTGCCCATTGACTACTGAAGAAACTTCTAAGCCAACTGCAGCACCAACTACTGAAAAGCCAACTGCAGCACCAACTACTGAAAAGCCAACCGAACAACCAACCAAACAACCAACCACTGTTACTTCTGTAACTTCTGCAAGTTCTCAAGCACCATCTAACCCATCTGAGGAAGCATCCACCTTCGAGGGTGCAGCTCCAGCAGTCAAGGCTACTACAGTTTTCGCCGGCTTAACCTTCTTATTGACCTTCTTATTATAA
- a CDS encoding uncharacterized protein (PKUD0A10030; similar to Saccharomyces cerevisiae YGL234W (ADE5,7); ancestral locus Anc_3.557): MSTTPINVLVIGNGGREHALAWKLAQSPLAGKIYVAPGNGGTATMGTKVETVSIGSSPADFSKLVEFATSKDVGLVVPGPEQPLVDGIADAFKHVGIPVFGPSTAAARMEGSKAFSKDFMKAYNIPTASYENFTDYEEAKKYVTNAKTRLVIKASGIAAGKGVLIPETTEEALGAIKEIMVDRAFGDAGDEVVIEEYLEGDELSILCVSDGYSYVYFPPAQDHKRIGDNDTGLNTGGMGAYAPAPLATKSLLAKIESSILKPSIDGMRKAGYPMVGCLFVGIMVTPSGEPKVLEYNVRFGDPETQTVLPLLKSDLLELFLATAEHRLDSVPFEIDQNKSATTVVMAAGGYPESYKKGDEITINKDGLPEDTFIFHAGTKYENKKILTSGGRVIASTAIANSLEEAVKKAYVGVDQVSFNGKYNRKDIAYRAFRDSNKKISITYEDAGVSVDAGNQLVENIKQMVKSTARPGADSEIGGFGGLFDLKRAGFGDIDETILVAATDGVGTKLRIAQIMDIHNTVGIDLVAMNVNDLVVQGAEPLMFLDYFATGHLDINVAAQFVEGVANGCKLAGCALVGGETSEMPGMYAPGHYDTNGTAVGAVLKKEILPKFDEMKEGDVLLGLASDGVHSNGFSLVRKIIDSTDFEYTDAAPWNPSRTIGEEVLIPTRIYVKQLLPSIKENLILGLSHITGGGLVENVPRALPKHLAASIDLKTWEVPEIFKWLGKTGGVPIKDILKTLNLGVGMVVIVKPENVEQVTKNLQAAGETVYNIGKLVGRKGDEAQCTVYNTEGMY, from the coding sequence atgTCTACAACTCCTATAAATGTTCTTGTCATTGGTAATGGTGGACGTGAACATGCTTTAGCTTGGAAACTTGCACAATCTCCTCTAGCAGGAAAGATTTACGTTGCGCCAGGTAATGGAGGTACTGCTACCATGGGCACCAAAGTGGAAACTGTTTCTATTGGATCTTCTCCAGCAGATTTCTCCAAGTTGGTTGAGTTTGCAACATCTAAAGACGTCGGATTAGTCGTTCCAGGCCCAGAACAACCATTGGTTGATGGTATAGCCGACGCTTTCAAACACGTCGGTATTCCAGTATTTGGCCCTTCAACAGCAGCGGCACGTATGGAAGGTTCTAAGgcattttccaaagatttCATGAAGGCATACAACATCCCAACGGCAAGTTATGAAAATTTTACTGATTATGAAGAGGCGAAGAAATATGTCACAAATGCCAAGACTAGATTGGTTATCAAAGCATCTGGTATTGCTGCAGGTAAGGGTGTTTTAATTCCTGAAACGACAGAAGAGGCCCTAGGggcaatcaaagaaatcatgGTAGACAGGGCTTTTGGTGATGCCGGTGATGAAGTTgtcattgaagaatacCTAGAAGGTGACGAATTATCCATCTTGTGTGTATCGGATGGTTATTCATATGTGTATTTCCCACCTGCACAGGATCACAAGAGAATTGGTGACAATGACACTGGATTGAATACCGGTGGTATGGGTGCATATGCACCGGCACCATTGGCTACTAAGTCCTTACTTGCTAAAATTGAATCAAGCATCTTAAAACCATCCATTGACGGTATGAGAAAAGCAGGATATCCAATGGTtggttgtttgtttgttggtATTATGGTTACTCCATCCGGTGAACCAAAAGTGTTAGAATATAACGTTAGATTTGGAGATCCAGAAACGCAAACTGTTTTGCCTTTATTAAAGAGTGATCTCTTAGAGTTATTCCTTGCAACGGCAGAACATAGATTAGACTCCGTaccatttgaaattgacCAAAATAAGTCTGCAACTACTGTTGTTATGGCAGCCGGTGGATATCCGGAATCCTATAAAAAAGGCGATGaaatcaccatcaacaaaGATGGCCTACCGGAGGacacttttattttccatgCAGGTACTAAgtatgaaaacaaaaagattCTAACATCTGGTGGTAGAGTTATTGCATCGACTGCAATTGCAAATTCTTTAGAAGAAGCGGTCAAAAAGGCTtatgttggtgttgatcAGGTTTCCTTTAATGGCAAATATAACAGAAAAGACATTGCATACAGAGCATTCAGAGATTCtaacaagaaaataagtATCACTTACGAAGATGCTGGTGTTTCGGTCGATGCAGGTAATCAATTggttgaaaacatcaagcAGATGGTTAAATCCACCGCTAGACCAGGTGCCGATTCTGAAATTGGTGGTTTCGGAGGgttgtttgatttgaagagaGCTGGATTTGGTGATATCGATGAGACCATTCTTGTTGCTGCTACGGATGGTGTTGGTACCAAATTAAGAATCGCACAAATAATGGATATCCATAATACCGTTGGTATTGACTTGGTTGCCATGAATGTCAATGATTTGGTTGTCCAAGGTGCAGAGCCTCTCATGTTTTTAGACTATTTTGCTACAGGCCACTTGGATATCAATGTTGCAGCGCAATTTGTGGAAGGTGTTGCTAACGGTTGTAAACTAGCTGGTTGTGCATTAGTTGGTGGTGAAACCAGTGAGATGCCGGGCATGTACGCGCCAGGCCATTATGATACAAATGGTACTGCAGTTGGTGctgttttgaagaaggaaatcTTGCCTAAATTCGACGAAATGAAGGAAGGTGACGTTCTTTTGGGCTTAGCGTCTGATGGTGTGCATTCTAATGGATTTTCATTGGTTAGAAAGATCATTGATTCCACCGACTTTGAGTATACCGATGCGGCTCCATGGAACCCTTCCAGAACTATTGGTGAGGAAGTTTTGATCCCAACCAGAATTTACGTCAAGCAGCTGTTACCATCTATCAAGGAAAATCTCATTTTAGGTTTGTCCCATATCACTGGTGGAGGCTTAGTTGAGAATGTTCCAAGGGCTTTACCAAAGCATTTGGCTGCTTCCATTGATTTGAAGACATGGGAGGTTcctgaaattttcaagtgGTTGGGAAAGACCGGTGGTGTTCCAATCAAGGATATCCTAAAGACACTGAACTTGGGTGTTGGTATGGTTGTGATTGTGAAACCTGAAAATGTTGAGCAAGTGACGAAAAACCTACAAGCAGCCGGTGAGACTGTCTACAACATTGGTAAGTTGGTGGGACGCAAAGGCGACGAGGCACAATGTACTGTTTACAACACCGAGGGCATGTACTAG
- a CDS encoding uncharacterized protein (PKUD0A10020; similar to Saccharomyces cerevisiae YFL050C (ALR2)), whose translation MSNIQNADLHSATSSESSISVSSSNDEVSMHSTISGDSQLDDHRNQNLSLPIRNDNLLNVSTEMLRRTSAISYLEPKQNKRRTNSHSSMGSYRPSKININHNLNSRDLLNKMVIGDDDDDDEFAVKFNARYQSGNNQNNLSFASSSNTPVPIQAKTRSKSFSEQVKSLLRPKEDSISNGILLGNSHSKGANLDDNQNEDDLSSIESSNPRLTFPDQNGLGKVISKTSSKSLRRKVSNDAAVDSDMDSHASRESQETEEDVCFPMLPEHIRIRGIDFDEIEEFVAEQREENERIAERERELRMDHSITTSTQKLSSAALRYTPKSARNGEVGTSSSDISEKSINAGITNEKSEYQSINENNKNDANSDEYVTFNQNENKKEEDELPTRFSFFSSEREETIHAADIPSLVVPGQKFKELFAPEDSIWWLDCTCPTDVEMKMLAKAFSIHPLTAEDIRMQETREKVELFKSYYFVSFHTFETDSESEDFLEPINVYLVVFGSGILTFHFSPIVNPANVRRRVRQLRDYVNVSPDWLCYAMIDDITDGFAPIIQSIEYEADSIEDSVFLSTDMDIGSMLLKIGESRRKVMTLMRLLQGKADVIKMFAKRCQDEMARFNLSNQNLQAQPRADIALYLGDIQDHIITMFQSLLSYEKIFSRSHSNYLAQLQVESFYSNVQVTDMLSKVTLLGTILVPMNLITGLFGMNVRVPGQDGSNYGWFGGIIGVIFVIIFVSLLGATQYMKYVEKQAGRNGLRSGISVKNFKFGRKKQTNGTQRQDAVSLPTRFTRYGDW comes from the coding sequence ATGTCCAACATCCAGAACGCAGACCTTCATTCAGCGACGTCGTCGGAATCATCCATCTCGGTCTCTTCGTCAAATGATGAGGTTTCCATGCATTCCACCATAAGTGGAGACTCTCAATTGGATGATCATCGGAACCAAAATCTTAGTCTGCCTATTCGAAATGATAATCTGTTGAATGTCTCTACGGAGATGTTGCGCCGCACATCTGCTATATCGTATCTTGAGCCTAAACAAAACAAGAGGCGTACCAATTCCCACAGTTCCATGGGTTCATACAGACcatccaaaatcaacataaaCCACAATTTAAATTCAAGAGATTTGCTCAATAAAATGGTTATAGGggatgacgatgacgatgacgaaTTTGCCGTAAAGTTCAATGCACGCTACCAGTCAGGGAATAATCAGAATAATTTGAGTTTTGCTTCGAGTTCGAATACTCCTGTACCAATCCAAGCTAAAACAAGATCCAAATCCTTCAGTGAACAAGTTAAATCTTTACTTCGTCCAAAGGAAGACTCGATAAGTAATGGGATTTTACTAGGTAATTCTCATTCAAAGGGCGCCAATTTAGATGACAATCAGAATGAGGATGATTTGAGTAGTATAGAAAGTTCAAATCCAAGATTGACTTTCCCCGATCAAAATGGACTAGGGAAAGTTATATCAAAGACCTCTTCTAAATCGCTTCGAAGAAAGGTATCCAATGACGCGGCAGTGGATAGTGACATGGATTCTCACGCTTCAAGGGAAAGCCAAGAAACAGAAGAGGATGTTTGTTTTCCAATGTTACCAGAGCATATCCGTATCAGAGGCATCGATTTTGACgagattgaagaatttgtaGCTGAGCAGAGAGAAGAGAATGAAAGAATCGCAGAGCGTGAAAGAGAGTTACGGATGGATCATTCTATTACTACCAGTACACAAAAACTAAGTAGTGCTGCTTTAAGATACACACCTAAGTCAGCGAGAAATGGAGAGGTTGGAACCTCATCATCTGATATAAGTGAAAAATCCATCAATGCAGGCATAACCAATGAAAAGAGTGAATATCAGAGTATAAATGAGAATAACAAGAATGATGCTAATAGTGATGAATATGTTACCTTCAATCAGAATGAGAAtaagaaggaagaagatgaattaCCTACCAGGTTCAGCTTCTTTTCGAGTGAAAGGGAGGAGACTATCCATGCAGCAGATATTCCTTCGTTGGTCGTGCCTGgacaaaaattcaaagagttATTTGCGCCTGAGGACTCTATTTGGTGGTTAGATTGCACCTGTCCAACAGATGTCgagatgaagatgttggCGAAGGCTTTCAGTATCCATCCATTGACGGCTGAAGATATTCGTATGCAGGAAACACGTGAAAAGGTTGAGTTGTTCAAAAGTTactattttgtttctttccatACGTTTGAGACGGACTCAGAAAGTGAAGATTTCCTTGAGCCCATCAATGTCTATTTGGTCGTTTTCGGTTCGGGTATTTTGACATTTCATTTTTCGCCTATTGTGAACCCCGCCAACGTCAGACGTAGAGTTCGTCAGTTGAGGGACTATGTGAATGTGTCACCAGACTGGCTTTGTTATGCCATGATTGATGATATTACCGATGGATTTGCGCCAATAATCCAGTCCATTGAATATGAAGCCGATTCGATTGAGGATTCTGTATTTTTAAGTACAGACATGGACATCGGTTCTATGCTTTTGAAGATTGGTGAAAGTAGACGGAAAGTCATGACATTGATGAGGTTGTTACAAGGTAAGGCTGATGTTATTAAGATGTTTGCCAAGCGGTGTCAAGATGAAATGGCAAGATTCAATTTAAGCAATCAGAACTTACAAGCACAGCCAAGAGCGGATATTGCCCTATATTTAGGTGATATTCAAGATCATATTATTACCATGTTCCAGTCGTTACTATCCTATGAGAAGATTTTCAGCAGGTCCCATTCCAATTACTTGGCACAACTACAGGTTGAATCCTTTTATAGCAACGTTCAAGTCACCGATATGCTCTCCAAAGTTACCCTTCTGGGTACCATCCTAGTCCCAATGAACTTGATCACAGGGTTATTTGGTATGAATGTTCGGGTGCCTGGACAAGATGGTTCCAACTATGGATGGTTTGGAGGAATAATTGGTGTTATTTTTGTGATTATATTTGTCAGTTTACTAGGAGCAACCCAATACATGAAGTATGTGGAAAAACAGGCTGGTAGAAATGGATTGAGGAGCGGCATAAGCGTCAAGAACTTCAAGTTTGGACGCAAGAAACAGACCAATGGCACACAACGCCAAGACGCTGTTAGTTTACCAACTAGGTTTACGAGGTATGGTGATTGGTAA
- a CDS encoding uncharacterized protein (PKUD0A10040; similar to Saccharomyces cerevisiae YMR190C (SGS1); ancestral locus Anc_6.278) has product MAPNWNLKDHLNWIKTEKPYIPKINLDLPAIPHDQLQSFNPARAHTSFVPSRHNMETGPNNSVNTPLQPSTVVPNSTVTGESLMMKRANTVANPLPRSTPRRQTLEKNTVASEREASKGKDAQRARDRHPQSSTRGQVQITQLFHKLTQSRSCAGETSGDGIIDLTQDDPIERKETKPDTFQRKNGDYSVHHHDDTDIFSDEEAVEAVLAEREHSENSNSCKIPEPNKLESTYASKIVAEVTNSNISKPIVNEESSNLLNKAVTSHDLPISNVSNNNLIELCTKQAEIIQSLEKINKFLEKGIRIETSTSLSEDQKRQKRMEFNPALQVMKSECSRLFQSLPQLDLNNVVTTQPNGTSTQEKITDDNSVPKVAVENHVLIGSNIRTNEIASNTTTTDILTEITNKQTNTDIEDIEDINESEIEGDDTDIIIQNSTTTTVKRIEQSILPSSPSQLPNDSFERPKRSVKPPEVPIISSTQEDDIEDSFNCESETEPETRTQIRKEMGDFLVSDEDDDSIDKSYKESEWNTDNEIEEIEEINQSDLSRLNQHVFEEIENSQENFTSIAPIVENISDTDNEGGDNANTVGTEINDGQVNRKEPIFVQDEILDNEMQHRNDLDQQELEWLQNDSNFEEEDEEEVEDDDLMVIGDKEDYFTQLNVERGIVENDTNNIDDDLGEVWDDVEDEEIIRHIDFNPKLHSSEKESHDDVEVLENPNIDEFGKFHGKFEWTSEIYRTLKNVFKLTSFRENQLNAINSTLAGDDVFVLMPTGGGKSLCYQLPAVIKSGHTSGTTIVISPLISLMEDQVQHLEAQGIHAAMLNSKMNTEEKKHVFNLFYSGLLNLLYLSPEMISKSGQCKRVISKLYKEEKFARIVIDEAHCVSSWGHDFRPDYKELKFFKEEYPDIPMMALTATANSEVKDDIIKQLGLKDPKFYKQSFNRTNLFYEIIPKTSSVLENIVQLINCKYANQTGIIYCHSKNSCETTAKRLTEFGISADFYHAGMETSERSKVQKAWQDGSTKIIAATIAFGMGIDKGDVRFVIHLTIPRNLEGYYQETGRAGRDGKHSDCIMYYGTKDVRTLQSLIRKDKDLDRETKEHHLAKFQKVVEYCENKTECRREFVLHYFGESFERKDCRKQCDNCVNFDNIELVHKDMTDLAQKVVKMVKELQSGRLTYTQAQDIVRGAKTAKMVQTGYINSEYHGCGSGYGRGEIERLFFHLIKNGFLQEKSKATRSKFSVNYLHVGPKGTLLLNGREKTVIEFIKKSDDKARSMRNSQNPATLTKQSSFRPSLELWNGGSSNCERTTNKTSSTVFNGSVTDVNVSYKGIDVNTIPLSEEKKLHLNECYLNLRRLRQKLAATLSLSSESSLATDTLLKKLAFSLPDSIDEFRRLGNPTKGKEQYFSRFLPRIRNLRDERMRKFGRIALQDVNDQGTFDNHAIMSISETSQASATTKKTSKYFHSGQHGNSSQNKGKRKLSHKGSNGGNKRQKSSQGNRSTSRKTASLHSMAMRF; this is encoded by the coding sequence ATGGCTCCTAATTGGAACCTAAAGGACCATTTGAATTGGATCAAAACGGAGAAACCATATATACCCAAGATCAATTTGGATCTTCCTGCCATACCCCATGATCAACTACAGAGTTTCAACCCAGCAAGAGCCCATACGTCGTTTGTCCCCTCTCGACACAACATGGAAACAGGCCCAAACAATAGTGTGAACACCCCATTGCAGCCCAGCACCGTGGttccaaattcaactgTGACAGGCGAATCCCTTATGATGAAGAGAGCCAACACAGTAGCAAATCCATTGCCCCGATCGACCCCTCGAAGGCAGACATTGGAGAAGAACACAGTAGCAAGTGAGAGAGAAGCTAGCAAAGGCAAGGATGCTCAGAGGGCAAGAGATCGACATCCTCAGTCTTCAACGCGTGGCCAGGTACAAATCACACAACTGTTTCATAAATTGACACAATCGAGAAGCTGTGCAGGCGAGACAAGTGGCGATGGAATAATAGATCTCACACAGGACGACCCGATAGAGAGGAAAGAGACGAAGCCAGATACCTTCCAGAGGAAAAATGGCGATTATTCTGTCCATCATCATGACGATACGGACATATTTTCCGACGAGGAAGCAGTGGAGGCAGTTCTTGCCGAAAGAGAACATAGtgaaaactcaaattcatGTAAGATACCCGAACCTAACAAATTGGAGTCTACGTATGCATCCAAAATAGTAGCTGAAGttacaaattcaaatatctCCAAACCTATAGTGAACGAAGAGAGTTCGAACTTGCTCAACAAGGCAGTGACTTCTCATGATCTACCGATTTCCAATGTCAGTAATAACAATTTAATAGAACTTTGCACGAAACAGGCAGAAATCATACAATCACtggaaaaaatcaacaagtttttggaaaagGGAATTCGCATTgaaacttcaacttctttatCTGAAGATCAAAAGAGACAGAAGAGAATGGAATTCAACCCTGCCTTGCAGGTTATGAAATCAGAATGTTCTCGATTATTTCAAAGCCTTCCTCAGcttgatttgaataatgTAGTCACTACACAACCAAATGGAACGAGCACTCAAGAGAAAATCACTGATGATAATTCTGTACCAAAAGTAGCTGTGGAGAATCATGTATTGATTGGAAGTAACATCAGGACAAATGAAATTGCATCTAATACTACAACCACCGATATTTTAACTGaaataacaaacaaacaGACTAACACTGATATCGAAGATATAgaagatatcaatgaaAGCGAAATCGAGGGTGATGACACAGATATTATTATACAGAATTCCACCACCACTACGGTGAAGAGGATAGAACAATCGATACTTCCCTCATCGCCAAGTCAATTACCAAATGATTCATTTGAGCGACCCAAGAGAAGCGTTAAACCACCGGAGGTGCCTATCATATCTTCCACACAAGAGGATGACATAGAAGATTCGTTCAATTGTGAAAGTGAAACAGAACCGGAAACGAGGACACAGATACGTAAAGAAATGGGTGACTTTCTTGTTagtgatgaagatgacgactcaattgataaatctTACAAAGAATCCGAATGGAATACGGACAATGAAATAGAGGAGATCgaagaaatcaatcaatctGATCTCAGCAGGTTAAACCAACATGTATTcgaagaaattgaaaactccCAAGAAAACTTTACTTCAATTGCCCCTATAGTAGAAAACATCTCTGATACTGATAACGAAGGTGGGGATAATGCCAATACTGTAGGAACAGAGATTAATGATGGCCAAGTCAATCGTAAAGAACCTATCTTTGTacaagatgaaattttGGATAATGAAATGCAACATCGGAATGATCTTGACCAACAGGAGTTGGAATGGTTACAGAATGACtcaaactttgaagaagaggacGAGGAAGAAGTCGAGGATGATGACTTAATGGTTATTGGGGATAAAGAAGATTACTTCACGCAACTCAACGTCGAGCGTGGTATTGTTGAAAACGACACCAATaacattgatgatgacttAGGGGAAGTTTGGGATGATGtcgaagatgaagaaattatcAGGCATATAGATTTTAATCCTAAACTGCATTCTTCCGAAAAGGAAAGCCATGACGATGTTGAGGTTTTAGAAAATCCTAATATTGATGAGTTTGGGAAGTTCCATGGTAAATTTGAATGGACGAGTGAAATTTATAGGACcttgaaaaatgttttcaaacttaCATCCTTTAGAGAAAACCAATTGAATGCCATCAATTCTACATTGGCAGGAGATGATGTTTTTGTGTTGATGCCAACAGGGGGTGGTAAGTCTCTATGTTATCAGTTACCTGCCGTCATCAAGTCAGGCCATACAAGTGGAACAACTATTGTGATATCGCCATTGATTTCTTTAATGGAGGACCAAGTTCAACATTTAGAAGCACAGGGAATTCATGCAGCCATGCTTAACTCTAAAATGAATACCgaagagaaaaaacatgtttttAACCTGTTTTACTCTGGTCTGCTTAATTTGCTGTACCTATCTCCTGAAATGATAAGCAAAAGTGGTCAATGTAAAAGGGTGATCTCAAAACTCTACAAAGAGGAGAAGTTTGCCAGAATTGTAATTGATGAGGCCCACTGTGTTTCATCATGGGGGCATGATTTTAGGCCTGACTACAAAGAGctcaagtttttcaaggAAGAATACCCAGACATTCCTATGATGGCATTAACTGCGACGGCAAATTCTGAAGTTAAAGATGATattatcaaacaattggGCTTAAAGGATCCCAAGTTTTACAAGCAGAGTTTCAATAGAACCAACCTGTTCTATGAGATAATACCCAAAACCTCTTCTGTTTTGGAGAATATTGTACAACTGATTAATTGCAAATATGCCAACCAGACAGGAATTATATACTGCCATTCTAAAAATTCTTGTGAAACCACAGCCAAGAGGTTAACCGAATTTGGGATATCAGCAGATTTCTATCATGCAGGTATGGAAACATCTGAAAGAAGTAAAGTTCAAAAAGCATGGCAGGATGGCTCTACTAAAATCATTGCTGCAACTATTGCCTTTGGAATGGGAATAGATAAAGGTGATGTTCGGTTTGTCATCCACCTGACCATTCCTAGAAACTTGGAGGGTTATTACCAAGAAACAGGTAGAGCTGGTAGAGATGGAAAACATTCGGATTGTATCATGTACTATGGAACTAAGGACGTGAGAACGTTGCAATCACTGATAAGGAAAGATAAAGATTTGGACAGGGAAACTAAGGAGCACCATCTGGCGAAGTTTCAAAAAGTGGTGGAGTATTGTGAGAATAAAACTGAATGTAGAAGGGAATTTGTGTTGCACTATTTTGGtgaaagttttgaaagaaaagattgCCGCAAGCAATGTGACAATTGTGTAAATTTTGACAACATTGAGTTAGTTCATAAAGATATGACCGACTTAGCCCAAAAAGTTGTTAAAATGGTTAAAGAGTTACAATCAGGACGATTAACATACACACAAGCACAGGATATAGTTAGGGGAGCCAAAACAGCCAAAATGGTTCAAACAGGGTACATAAACTCTGAATATCATGGATGTGGTAGTGGATATGGTCGAGGTGAGATAGAACGActgttttttcatttgatcAAAAACGGATTCTTAcaagaaaaatccaaagCAACTAGAAGTAAGTTTAGTGTTAACTATTTACATGTTGGACCTAAGGGTACTTTGCTATTAAATGGTAGAGAAAAGACCGTTATTGAATTCATTAAAAAATCTGACGACAAAGCCAGAAGCATGAGGAACTCGCAAAACCCAGCGACACTAACTAAACAATCTTCATTTAGGCCAAGCTTAGAGCTATGGAACGGCGGCAGTAGTAACTGTGAAAGAACTACAAACAAAACCTCGTCAACTGTTTTCAATGGCAGCGTAACGGATGTTAATGTCAGTTATAAGGGGATAGATGTGAATACCATTCCCTTGagtgaagaaaagaagttGCATTTGAACGAATGTTACCTAAACCTGCGTAGGTTAAGACAGAAATTAGCTGCAACACTTTCATTAAGTTCAGAGTCATCATTAGCTACTGATACGCttttaaagaaattggCCTTTTCGTTGCCTGACAgtattgatgaattcagGAGGCTCGGTAATCCTACAAAAGGTAAAGAGCAATATTTTAGTAGATTTTTGCCTAGAATTCGTAATCTACGGGACGAGAGGATGAGAAAGTTTGGCAGAATTGCACTACAGGATGTCAACGACCAAGGTACTTTCGATAATCATGCTATTATGAGTATATCCGAAACATCACAGGCCTCTGCTACAACAAAGAAGACGTCAAAATATTTCCACTCTGGACAACATGGTAATTCTTCGCAAAATAAAGGTAAAAGGAAGTTATCCCATAAAGGTTCGAACGGAGGTAACAAACGACAAAAGAGCAGTCAAGGAAATAGGAGCACCTCGAGGAAGACCGCCAGCCTCCATTCGATGGCCATGAGATTTTAG